The following are encoded together in the Thalassomonas haliotis genome:
- a CDS encoding diguanylate cyclase — translation MAQRLLVIEDSKPIARVIGQIGKALNFQVTVATTLAQVEEILQGDTDFFAATIDYSLPDANYGEAIDCVLSHGIPGVVMTGKMDDNTRQDILARPVIDYIPKENSQAFLYLKRILHSQQTNHQHGILVVDDSSSARNHIVELLKRRNFSVYVAGNGVKALEVLKQQPGVKMVITDLEMPEMDGIELTNELRKLYPRDQLAVVGISGAENGLHSARFIKNGADDFLRKPFCPEEFYCRITQNIENLSNIEQIKKAASTDFLTGLANRRAFFHEADVRLAEYIKHKTPYCLAMLDIDLFKGVNDQYGHDAGDHVLKVVALYMRKHMGKGSLARLGGEEFAVLLTGEDEDQLFEKLDDFRREIAVAQINYEQQHISVTVSLGVIFNSSQPLARQLHLADSALYMAKENGRNQIATSEVEE, via the coding sequence ATGGCACAACGGCTATTAGTGATAGAAGACAGTAAACCTATTGCCCGGGTGATCGGGCAGATAGGCAAGGCGTTAAACTTTCAGGTAACTGTTGCCACTACCCTGGCGCAAGTGGAAGAAATCCTGCAAGGTGATACCGATTTTTTTGCCGCCACCATAGATTATTCCCTGCCGGATGCCAATTATGGCGAAGCCATAGATTGTGTGCTTTCCCACGGTATTCCCGGTGTGGTGATGACAGGAAAAATGGATGATAATACCCGTCAGGATATTCTGGCCCGGCCGGTTATCGATTATATCCCCAAAGAAAACAGCCAGGCGTTTTTGTATCTTAAGCGCATTTTGCACAGTCAGCAGACCAACCACCAGCATGGTATTTTGGTGGTGGACGATTCCAGCTCGGCCCGTAACCATATTGTTGAGTTATTAAAGCGGCGTAATTTTTCCGTTTATGTCGCCGGTAACGGCGTGAAAGCCCTGGAAGTGCTGAAACAGCAGCCGGGGGTAAAAATGGTGATCACCGATTTGGAAATGCCGGAAATGGACGGCATTGAACTCACCAATGAACTGCGTAAGTTATATCCCAGGGATCAGCTGGCGGTGGTGGGCATTTCCGGGGCGGAGAACGGCCTGCACTCGGCGCGCTTTATCAAAAACGGCGCCGATGACTTTTTGCGCAAACCTTTTTGCCCGGAAGAGTTCTATTGCCGCATTACCCAGAATATCGAAAACCTGAGCAATATTGAACAAATTAAAAAAGCTGCCAGTACCGACTTCCTTACCGGACTTGCCAACCGCAGGGCATTTTTCCATGAGGCCGATGTCAGGTTGGCCGAGTATATCAAGCATAAAACCCCCTATTGCCTGGCGATGCTGGATATCGACCTGTTTAAAGGCGTTAACGATCAATATGGTCATGATGCCGGGGATCATGTACTTAAGGTGGTTGCCTTGTATATGCGCAAGCATATGGGGAAAGGCAGCCTTGCCCGCCTCGGTGGGGAAGAGTTTGCCGTGCTGCTAACCGGTGAAGACGAAGATCAGCTGTTTGAAAAATTGGATGACTTTCGCCGGGAGATTGCGGTTGCCCAAATTAACTATGAGCAGCAGCATATCAGCGTGACCGTGAGCCTGGGAGTGATTTTTAATAGTTCGCAGCCCCTGGCGCGGCAATTGCACCTGGCGGATAGCGCCCTTTACATGGCCAAGGAAAACGGCCGCAACCAAATTGCCACCAGCGAGGTTGAAGAGTAA
- the uvrD gene encoding DNA helicase II, whose product MDVSELLDGLNDQQREIVAAPLQNMLVLAGAGSGKTRVLVQRIAWLMKVEQASSHAVLAVTFTNKAAAEMRSRVEQVVDGNVHGMWVGTFHGLAHRLLRMHFQEANLPQAFQVLDSDDQLRLVKRIIRSLNLDEKRWPAKQVQWYINGKKDEGIRPHHIDTQFDPTEQTFVQIYSTYQQACDRAGLVDFAELLLRAHELWLNNPVLLSHYQQRFAHILVDEFQDTNAIQYAWLTMLGKARSNVMIVGDDDQSIYGWRGAKIENIQRFLKDFEQAKTIRLEQNYRSTANILNAANKLIANNNNRLGKELWTQIDAGEKISIYTAFNEIDEARFIAGRIEAWREDNGSLDQVAILYRSNAQSRLLEEALLQAQLPYRIYGGLRFFERQEIKDALAYMRLINNRDDDAAFERIINTPTRGIGNQTLAIVRDAAKSLETTLWQACQQMLSSGQLKGRSAKTIGLFIELIDSLEDDSSHLDLDQQANFVISNSGLKAMYQAEKGERAEARIENLNELVTACQTFEMDPELEDEQSQLTAFLTHAALESGESQADDYEAAVQLMTMHSAKGLEFPLVFIAGIEEGMFPSQQSVEDISRLEEERRLCYVGMTRAMNKLYLCHAESRRLYGQEKYHKPSRFIRELPESCIEEIRLQSQVSRPATTGRFSSTFTTESFENTGFTLGQRVQHSKFGEGVVLNYEGSGAQSRIQVNFDGLGSKWLVVAYANLQPIT is encoded by the coding sequence ATGGATGTTTCCGAGTTACTTGATGGCTTAAACGACCAGCAGCGGGAAATTGTCGCTGCCCCTTTGCAAAATATGTTGGTGCTTGCCGGTGCCGGTAGCGGAAAAACCCGGGTACTGGTACAGCGCATTGCCTGGCTGATGAAAGTCGAGCAGGCCTCTTCCCATGCGGTATTGGCGGTAACCTTTACCAATAAGGCGGCGGCAGAAATGCGCTCCCGGGTCGAGCAGGTTGTCGACGGCAATGTCCACGGCATGTGGGTCGGCACTTTCCATGGCCTGGCGCACCGCTTGTTAAGGATGCATTTTCAGGAAGCCAACTTACCCCAGGCGTTCCAGGTACTCGATTCAGATGATCAACTGCGCCTGGTCAAACGCATCATACGTTCGTTGAATCTGGATGAAAAACGCTGGCCCGCCAAGCAGGTGCAGTGGTATATCAACGGCAAGAAAGACGAGGGCATCAGGCCCCATCATATCGATACTCAGTTTGATCCCACCGAACAAACCTTTGTCCAGATTTACAGTACCTATCAGCAGGCCTGTGACCGCGCCGGCTTAGTGGACTTTGCCGAACTGCTACTGCGGGCCCATGAGCTCTGGCTCAATAATCCCGTGCTGCTGAGCCATTATCAGCAAAGGTTTGCCCATATCCTGGTGGACGAATTCCAGGATACCAATGCCATCCAGTACGCCTGGTTAACTATGCTGGGCAAAGCGCGCAGCAATGTGATGATAGTCGGCGATGACGACCAGTCCATTTATGGCTGGCGCGGGGCGAAAATCGAGAATATCCAACGGTTTTTAAAAGACTTCGAACAGGCGAAAACCATACGGTTGGAGCAAAATTACCGCTCAACCGCCAATATCCTCAACGCCGCCAATAAATTGATAGCCAACAACAATAACCGTTTAGGCAAGGAGTTATGGACCCAGATTGATGCCGGTGAAAAGATTTCCATTTATACCGCTTTTAATGAAATTGATGAGGCACGCTTTATTGCCGGGCGCATCGAGGCGTGGCGCGAGGATAACGGCTCTTTGGATCAGGTTGCCATTTTATACCGCAGCAATGCCCAGTCCCGTTTGCTGGAAGAAGCCTTGTTGCAGGCGCAGCTGCCCTATCGCATCTACGGCGGTTTAAGGTTCTTCGAGCGCCAGGAAATTAAGGATGCCCTGGCGTATATGCGATTGATCAACAACCGCGACGATGACGCCGCCTTTGAGCGTATTATCAATACCCCGACCCGGGGCATAGGCAATCAGACTCTGGCCATTGTCCGTGATGCCGCCAAGAGTCTGGAAACCACTTTATGGCAGGCCTGTCAGCAAATGTTGAGCAGTGGCCAGCTTAAGGGGCGCAGTGCGAAAACCATAGGACTGTTTATTGAATTGATCGACAGCCTTGAAGACGATTCCAGCCATCTGGATCTCGATCAGCAGGCCAATTTTGTCATCAGCAACAGTGGTTTAAAAGCCATGTACCAGGCGGAAAAAGGCGAGCGTGCCGAAGCCCGGATAGAAAACCTTAATGAGCTGGTCACCGCCTGCCAGACCTTTGAAATGGATCCCGAGCTGGAAGACGAACAAAGCCAGTTAACGGCCTTCTTAACCCATGCGGCACTGGAGTCCGGTGAGTCGCAGGCAGATGATTATGAGGCTGCGGTGCAGCTGATGACTATGCACTCCGCTAAAGGCCTGGAGTTTCCGCTGGTATTTATTGCCGGCATTGAAGAAGGCATGTTCCCGTCCCAGCAGTCGGTGGAAGATATCAGTCGGCTGGAAGAAGAGCGCCGCCTGTGTTACGTTGGTATGACAAGGGCCATGAACAAACTATACTTATGTCATGCCGAAAGCAGGCGGCTATACGGGCAAGAAAAATATCATAAGCCCAGTCGCTTTATCAGGGAATTACCCGAGTCTTGCATTGAAGAAATTCGTTTGCAAAGCCAGGTTTCCCGTCCGGCAACAACAGGACGTTTTTCATCGACCTTTACTACAGAGTCTTTTGAAAACACGGGATTTACCTTGGGTCAGCGGGTACAACACAGTAAGTTTGGCGAGGGTGTGGTGCTTAATTATGAAGGCAGCGGCGCACAAAGCCGTATCCAGGTGAATTTTGACGGTTTGGGCAGTAAATGGTTGGTAGTGGCCTATGCGAATTTACAACCAATAACATAA
- a CDS encoding HAD-IA family hydrolase, producing MKIYRRLQPVKAISFDLDDTLYSNYPVMMAANQGMAAYFATVPVLKAVLGQCQDVNFWFYHRARLLKAQPELKHDVTALRIESYYAGFLALNFSPDEARSQAMAAMAEFVSLRSKIEVPRAIHDMLAALAQKYPLAAISNGNVDTRAIGLDGYFQAIYHAGKGIRQKPALDMFALACEELAIKPGELLHVGDCGRADIFGAVAAGCQSAWFPAFGIGKPLTVLPDIELTDVGELSFLLI from the coding sequence ATGAAAATCTATCGCCGTCTGCAGCCGGTAAAGGCGATCAGCTTCGATCTCGATGATACTTTATATAGTAATTATCCGGTGATGATGGCGGCAAATCAGGGCATGGCAGCTTATTTTGCCACTGTACCTGTTTTGAAGGCGGTGCTAGGCCAATGTCAGGATGTTAATTTTTGGTTTTATCACCGGGCCAGGTTGTTGAAGGCACAGCCGGAATTAAAGCATGATGTGACCGCCTTGCGGATAGAAAGTTATTATGCCGGCTTTTTAGCGCTAAATTTCAGCCCGGATGAGGCCAGATCGCAGGCCATGGCGGCGATGGCAGAGTTTGTGTCATTGCGCAGCAAGATTGAAGTACCGCGAGCCATCCACGATATGTTGGCGGCGCTGGCGCAAAAATATCCGCTGGCGGCGATCAGCAATGGTAATGTCGATACCCGTGCGATTGGTCTCGACGGCTATTTTCAGGCCATTTACCATGCCGGTAAAGGCATCAGACAAAAACCTGCCCTGGATATGTTTGCACTGGCCTGTGAAGAGCTGGCGATTAAGCCGGGGGAATTATTACATGTCGGTGATTGTGGCCGGGCAGATATTTTCGGTGCGGTTGCCGCCGGTTGTCAGAGTGCCTGGTTCCCCGCATTCGGCATAGGAAAGCCCCTGACTGTGCTGCCGGATATCGAATTAACGGATGTCGGCGAACTGAGCTTTTTGTTAATTTAA